Within Actinosynnema pretiosum, the genomic segment ACGCGGGCCCGTCCAGCACCGCGCCGGCCCCGTCCCCGGCCAGCTCCACGCCACCCGACACCGGGTCGGCGCCCAGCAGCACCGCGGCGGGCTCCCCCGAGGGCCGCCGCTCGGACGCCTCGGTCGTGGACCCCACCGCGGTCGCCGCCGCCGACCGGCTCCCGATCTGCTTCAGCAAGGCGAGCATGGCGGGCTACGGCCAGCCGTGGGGGCCGGAGACCCTCCTGGTCCGGCCGGTGCCCGCCGCGTCGCTCACCCCGACCCAGGGCAGCCCCGACCGCTTCGACGTCGCCCTGGACGTGTGCAGGCAGTACTGGACCGACAACGTCCGAGGCTGGCGCGCCCCGGACGCCCCGGTGCCCGCCCTGGTGCGCTGCGTCCTCGTGCTGCCGCAGTCGCCGGAGCACGGCTCGCTCGGCGTGTACCCCGGCGACGAGGGGACCTGCCGCGAGCTCGGCTTCCCGGTGGCGGTGCCCGCGAAGTAGCGCCGACCCCGCCCGCGCACGGGCCTGGGGGCGGTGCGCGGCGCGCGAAAAGGGCCGGGGCGGTGGGATTCCCACCGCCCCGGCCCTTCGGCTTGCCGAACCGATCACCAGCCTGTGCTCACCGGCCTGTGCTCATCGATCCGCGTTCACCCGGCCTGCGTTCACCGGCCTGCGTTCACCGGCCCGAGCCCCTCGGCGCCGAACGCGCTCCCGCGCCCGACGCCCGCGCTCACTTGCGCCGCAACCCGAGCTGCCGCCAGGCCCGCCGCCCGCCGCCGGTCTCGCGCCGCGACCCGGCGCCGTCCGACCCGGCCCCGTCCGACCCCACCGGGCCGAGCACGTCGTCCGAGTCGACCCGCCTCGGTCGCCGCACGGCCCGCCGCGCCGCGCCCGCGACCCGGTTCCGCATCGGCTGCCGCAGCCCGAGCCGCCGCGCCGCCACCCCGTGCGCCCTGCGGATCGCCCGCCGGTCGGCCGGGGGCACCTCCCAGGCCTCGGGGTGCTTGGCCAGCCACCGGTACCGCCGCACCGCGTACGGCAGGTGCACCAGGTACCCGACCTCGATCACGACCAGCACCGCGAGCGGGAACGTGATCAGCGCCGCCGCGACCAGCGCGACCACCACGAGCAGCGGGGCCACCAACCGCTGCGGCACCTTGATCGTCTTGATGGACAGCGTCGGGATGCGGCTCACCAGCAGCATCGCGACCGTCACCGTCCACACCGCGACCACCGGGGTGGAGGACCACCAGCCGGACCGGCCCAGCTGCTCGTCCAGCGTCAGCGGGAGCAGCAGCAGCAACCCGCCTATGGGTGCGGGCACGCCGACGAAGAACTCCTTGGCGTACGGCGGTTGCTCGACGTCCAGCAGGGTGTTGAACCGCGCCAGCCGCAGCACCATGCACACCGCGAACACCAGCGACACGACCCAGCCGAACCGGTCCGGGTCGAACTTCCACACGTACAGCACCATCGCGGGCGCGACGCCGAACGAGATCGAGTCGGCCAGCGAGTCCAGCTCGGCGCCCATCTTGCTGGTGGCGTCGAGCATCCGGGCGAGCCGCCCGTCGAGCCCGTCGAACAGGGCCGCCGCCGCGATGGAGGCGATCGCCGCCCCGTACATGCCCCTGATCGCGAAGTGCACGGCCGACAGGCCCGCGCACATCGCCAGCACGGTGATGGCGTTCGGCAGCAGCCGGACGCCCGGTGCGGTCGACGCCACGGCTCAGTTCCCCGGCAGCTCGGCGAGGACGGTCTCCCCGCCGATGGTGCGCTGACCCGCCTCGACCAGGACGCGGGACCCGCGCGGCACGTACAGGTCGACGCGCGACCCGAAGCGGATCAGGCCGTAGGTGGAGCCCGCGGCGACGGCGTCGCCCTCGGACACCTCGCACACGATGCGCCGGGCGACCAGGCCCGCGATCTGCACGACGACGATCTCGTGGCCCTCCTCGGAGGTCAGCCACACCGTGTTGCGCTCGTTCTCCTCGCTGGCCTTGTCCAGGTCGGCGGAGAGGAACTTGCCCGCGTGGTAGGAGACCTGGCGGACGACGCCGGTCACCGGGACGCGCTGCACGTGCACGTCGAACACCGACAGGAACACGCTGATCCGCGTCATCGGCTCGGAGCCGAGGCCCAGCTCGGCGGGCGGCAGGGCCTCGACGACGTGCGAGACGGTGCCGTCGGCGGGCGCGATCGCCAGGCCCGCGCGGGTGGGGGTGGTGCGCTTGGGCTCGCGGAAGAACCACGCGACCCACGCGGTGACCAGCGCGCCGACGACACCGGCGGGCTTGGAGATCCGGCGCAGCAGGAGCGTCGCCGCCGCCGCGCCTGCGACGAACGGGCGGCCCGCCGGGTGCATCGGGGGGACGATCCCCTTGGCGAGCTCGATGAAGTGGGAAACGGCACCACTGTTGTGCTTGTCGCGATCGACCGTCATGTCTCTTCCGATGTGTGGGCGTGGTTCCGCCACACGCTACGCGGTCTGCCCCGGAACGTCCGGGTTGCCCGTGCGCCCCCGACGAACGCACGGGCGATCCGACTGGCAAGTGGTACGGCCGTATCGCAGAGTGTAATTCAGATCACAATGCATGTTCCATCGTTGAATATGAGCCCTCGGTCACACCCGGTCGGACGCACGCGCCGGACCCGCCCTCACGCGGTCGGCGCGACCTGCTCCCCGGTGGTCCGCGTCACCCGCGTCACCCGCGCGCGCCGCGTCCCGAGCACGTCCGCCGCCCGCTTCCACGCCTCCGCCGCGCGCTCCGGCCCGCCCAGCACCTCGGCGAACAGGGGCGGCCCGTCGACAGCGCGCCCGTCCTCCAGCCGCACCACCCACCGCTTGTCCCAGTCCGCCTCGTACGCGCCGACCCCGGCGGCCACCAGCTCGTGCTCCAGCACCGCGCCCAGCAGCCCGGCCAGCACCTGCGCCCGCTGCTCCTCGGGCACCTCGCCGCCCAGCAGCTCCGCCGACAGCAGGCGCCCCAGCAGCGCGTCCCGGTGCTCGGTGGAGGCCAGCGCGGCCAGCGCGTCGTCCAGCGACACCTCGCCCGCCAGGCCCGCCCGCGCGCCCGCGACGGCCAGCAGCCCGGCCCGCCGCTCCCCGTGCTCCCGCGCGACCACGCCCACGACCTCGTCCCAGTCGGCGGTCGGCCCGAAGCCGCCGCCGACCATGATCGAGCGCTCCAGGTCGGCGGTCGCCCCGCTCAGCAGCGTCCACGCCGGGCGGTCGTCCCGCTCGACCTCGGGGGAGGGCAGCGTCGCCATCCGACCGACCCGCTCGCGGATCGGCGGGTGGCTGTCGAACACCGACTCCGGCTCGCGCGCCAGCAGCTCGGCCCGCGCCTCGTCCATCCGGCCCCGCCGCTCCGGCTCCGACAGGTAGGCGTGGAACCCGGCCATCACCGGCGGGGTCAGCTCGGCCTGCGCGCCCAGCGACAGGAACTGCGCCTGGTAGCCGTTCCACGCCGCCCCCAGCACCGGCAGCTTCCGCAGCGCGGACTGCGCGGCCTCGCGGCCCGCGGCGGTCACCGACGCGGTGTCGGCGTCCAGCTCCTGCCTGCGGTTCACCGACGCGGCCACCCGCGCGTAGAGCCGGGCGTACCAGGCGAACGGGCGCCGCAGGAACGTGTCGTCCAGCCCGTCCACCACGTGCACCAGCGCCTCCTTGGCGCGATAGGTCAGCGCGGACAGCTTGGTGTGCCCGCCGCCGTAGTGGCCCAGCTCGTGCGCCAGCACCGACCGCAGCTCGCTCGCGGTCAGCCCGGCCAGCAGCGGCAGGCCGATCAGCAGGGTCCGGCGGCCCGCGCGCAGGCCCAGCATCGGCGCCTGCTCGGACACGGCCGCGTTGACCGCCCCGATCAGCCGGATCTCGTCCGGGCCCCTGGTGCCCGCGACGGCGGCCAGCTCGTCCACGGTGGCCCACAGCCCTGGCTGCGCCTCGCGGGTGAGCGGGGCGCCCTCGACCTCGCCGCGCGCCTTGAGCGCCTTGTGGAGGGCGCTGACCAGGACCAGGACCAGCGGGACCGCGATCAGCGCGACCTTGATCGCGTTGAGCTCGCGGCCTGTCGTGAAGCCGTGCACGGTGAGCGCGCACAGCCCGACGGTGAGCGCCGTGAAGAGGACGAAGAAGCCGATCAGCAAGCCGACGGCGAGAACCGCGCGCATGGCAATCCCTCAGTGGGTGGAGAAGGCCCGCCCCCCTGGCAGGCGGCGGCACCGTAGCACGCGCCCTGCGCAGGTCACGCCCGATATACGAAGATCATTCAGAAGCCACCGGGAAGCGTGGCGCGCACCCTTGCAAGGGGGAGCCCTCAGAGCAGCCGGACCAGCACCTCGGCGCCGTCCGCCAGCTCGTCCACCTCGGCGGGCACCTCGATCAGGCAGTTGCTCAGCGCCAGCGACGACAGCAGGTGCGAGCCCGGACCGCCCACCGGCGTCACCACCTGGCCCGAGCCCGCGTCGTACGCCCCGCGCCGGAACTGGGTCCTCCCCGACGGCGCGGTGATCGACCCGCGCAGCCGCGCCACCACCGTCGGCCGCTCCGCGTCCGCGAACCCCATCGCCGCCCGCAGCGCGGGCCGCACGAACACCTCGAACGACACCTGCGCGCTCACCGGGTTCCCCGGCAGCGTCGCCACCGGCACCCCCAGGTACCGGCCCGAGCCCTGCGGCCCACCCGGCTGCATCGCCACCTTCGTGAACTCCACGCCCCGCCCGGTCAGCGCGTCCTTCACCACCTCGTACGCGCCCGCGCTCACCCCGCCCGAGGTCAGCAGCAGGTCGAACCCGCCGATCCGCTCCTCCACGACGGCCCGGAACCGGTCCACGTCGTCCGGCACGAACCGCAGCTGCTCCGCCTCGCCGCCTGCCTCGCGCACCGCCGCCGCCAGCATCAGCCCGTTCGACTCGTAGATCTGCCCCGGCAGCAGCGGCTCGCCGGGGGCCACCAGCTCCGACCCGGTCGACAGCACCAGCACCCGCAACCGCCTGCGCACCGGCAGCGCCGGGATGCCCAGCGCCGACACCAGCCCCAGCTGCGCCGCGCCCAGCACCCGGCCCGCCCGCAGCGCGACCTCGCCGACCCGCACGTCGTCCTCGGCCCGCCGCACGTTCTGCCCGAGCCGCACGCCCCGGTCGACCCGCACCGACCCGACACCCGCGTCGGTCCACTCGACCTGCACCACCGCGTCCGCGCCCGGCGGCACCGGCGCGCCCGTCATGATCCGGTGCGCGGTCCCCGGCTCCAGCGGGACCACGTCCGTCCGGCCTGCCGGGATGTCCTCCGGCACCGGCAGCACCACCGGCAGCTCGGCCAGGTCGGCGACCCGCACGGCGTAGCCGTCCATCGCCGAGTTGTCGAACGGCGGCAGCGCCACCGGGGCCACCGCGTCCGAGGCGAGCACCAGCCCGAGGCAGTCGGCCAGCGGCAGCTCGACCACCGGCGCGACGCCGATCAGATCGGCGATGCGGGCCTTGTGAGCAGCGACTGCCGTCAACGAGTTGGACACGCCGACCATCCTCCCCCTCCCGTGCGAGACTGCACGAACCGGCCGGGCGGCGGGTCGGGTGACGGGGGGATGAGCGCAGTGCAGGTGCGGACCAGGCACACGCCCGGCTACGGCGTGGCGAGGCTGCTGCTGGCCCCGGCCGAACCGGTGCTCGTGGAGCGCGGCTCCGTGCTCGGCACCAGCTACGGCGTCGGCTTCGACACCCGCGCCAAGGGCAAGGGCGTGCGCGCCGCGCTGTGCACGGCGGGCCCCGAGGGCGGCTGGGTGGACGTGGTCCCCGGCGTGCCCGGCGACCTGCACGTCGTCGACCTGGACGGCAAGTCCGGCTGGTGCTTCAGCGGCGACGCCTGGCTCGCCTGCGCTGGCACCGTCGGCCTCGACCCGGCCGCGCCGCCCCTGCGCGCCCTGCACGGCGGCGACGCGGGCTTCCTCAACTACGCCTTCGGCGCAGGCCCGCTCGTGCTGGCCTGCGCGGGCGCCGTCGACGTCGTCACCCTCGAACCCGGCGAGCTGGTCACCCTGCACAGCGGCCACGTGCTCGCCTTCGCCGACACCGTCCAGTGCAGGCTCCGCGCCGTCTCCCCGGACCTGCCGCAGTCGGTCCGCGACGGCGAGGGCCTCGCGCTCGACTTCGCCGGGCCCGGACTCGTCCTCACCCGCACCCGCAACCCGCGCCGCAGGTCGTGAGCGTTGCGGGACAACGGACTCAGCGTGACCGCATGACTCCGTAAGGAGGTATCCCGAGCGCCCTCCGTGCCTCTAGCGTGGCGCTTTGCTCAGGTATTTCTCGAAGGAGGACGTCTTGGCTGTCGGCACGGTCAAGTGGTTCAACTCGGAGAAGGGGTACGGCTTCATCGCCGCCGACGGCGGGCCGGACGTCTTCGTCCACTACTCGGCGATCATGATGGACGGATTCCGCACGCTCGCCGAGGGCGACCGCGTGGAGTTCGAGATCCAGGCGGGCCGCGACGGCCGCAGCCAGGCCTCGGACGTCCGCAAGGCGTCGTGACGCCCGCCCGGTCCGCCCGCCGGGTGGGCCGGGCGTCCCACCCCACCCCCGAGGGGGAGTGATCCGGTGGGAACGGGCGCCGTTTGCACGGGACTGGGCGCGGGCGGGGCCGCTCGCGGGTTAGGCTGCCTCGCGTGTCGGAGGACCTGAGCGGACGGCGGTTGGGGCACTACCGGATCGACGGGGTGCTCGGTCGCGGTGGCATGAGCGTCACCTACAAGGCCACGGACGTCAGGCTCGGCCGCAAGGTGGCGCTGAAGGTCATCGGCGAGCACCTGACGGCGGACGCCGAGTTCCGCGAGCGCTTCGTGGACGAGGCCCGCAACACCTCGGCCATCGACCACGCGAACATCGTCCCCCTGTACGACTTCGACGAGGTCGACGGGCTGCTGTACATCGCCATGCGGCTGGTGGACGGCCAGGACCTCGCCACCCACATCAAGGACGGGCCCCTCGCGCCCTCGCGCGCCCTTGTGCTGCTGGAGCAGGTCGCCGAGGCGCTGGACATGCTGCACGGCAAGGGCCTGGTGCACCTCGACGTGAAGCCGGCGAACGTGCTGGTCACCACGAAGGAGGCCACCCGCGAGCACGTGTACCTGGCCGACTTCGGCCTGACCCGGCGCGGCGCGACCGGCCACCGCACCCGCACCGGCGACTTCCTCGGCTCGCCCACCTACGCCGCGCCCGAGCACCTGCGCGGCGAGCCGCTGGACGGCCGCACGGACCAGTACGCGCTGGCCTGCATGGTGTTCGCCTGCCTGACCGGCCGCCCGCCGTTCCAGGGCGGCGTGCAGGACGTCATCCAGGGCCACCTCGGCTCGGAGATCCCGCCGATCACCTCGCTGGTGTCGCTGCCGCCCGCCGTGGACGACGTGCTGCGCAAGGGCACCTCGAAGGACCCGGCGCAGCGGTTCGCGACCTGCCACGAGTTCATCACCGCCGTCACCGCCGCGCTCGGCCCGGCCGCGCAGCAGACCACCCCGCCCCGCCCGGCGGGCGCGCCTGCCCCGCAGCAGCACGTCGGCCAGCCGCACGCGGGCCCGGCCAGCGGCGGCTTCCCGGCCCAGCAGGGCGGCTACCCGCAGCGCCCCGGCTACCCGCAGCAGCACCAGCAGCAGTACCCGCCGTCGGAGCCGGTCCGGCTGCGCCCGCCGACGCCGGTCGGGGTGAGCGCGTTCTCGGACACCAAGCAGCCCCGGCCCGCCTGGTTCGTGCCCGCGCTCGCGGGGGCGATCGCGGTGGTGCTGATCGTCATCCTGGTGCTGGTCCTCAAGCCCGAGGACGAGCCGACCGCGCCGCCGTCGAGCCTGCCCGCGTCGTCCGGCCCGGTCGCGCCGGGGCAGGCCCTGCCGTCGTCGGCGCTGCGGTCGTCCGCGCTGCCGTCGTCGGCGCTGCCGTCGTCCGCACTGCCGGGTGCCGCCGGGGCCCCGTCCGCCGTGATCGGTGACGCCCAGTCGCCGTCCGTTCCCCCGTCCGCCTGATAGACGCCTCTCCCTGAGCTGCGGTTCTTGCACTCTCGGGTGGTGAGTGCTAAACACGAACCTGGCACTCGGCACTGCTGAGTGCCAGCACAAGCAGGCTGGGACGGTGAGGCCGAGCCCCTCCGGGGGCGGGGTCGTCCGTCGCGGGCACCGATGTCCTGGCCGAAGCACCGTGTTCCGCTGCGGGCGCACGCCCGCAGTGGTCCCCAGTACGCAATCAGGCGGAGGAACACACCGCAATGGCCAAGATGATCGCCTTCGACGAGGATGCCCGCCGCGGTCTTGAGCGAGGCATGAACATCCTCGCGGACGCCGTCAAGGTGACGCTGGGTCCCAAGGGCCGCAACGTCGTGCTCGAGAAGAAGTGGGGTGCGCCGACGATCACCAACGACGGCGTCTCCATCGCCAAGGAGATCGAGCTCGAGGACCCGTGGGAGAAGATCGGGGCCGAGCTCGTCAAGGAAGTGGCGAAGAAGACCGACGACGTCGCGGGTGACGGCACCACGACCGCCACCGTGCTCGCCCAGGCCCTGGTCCGCGAGGGCCTGCGCAACGTGGCCGCGGGCGCCAACCCGCTGGGCCTCAAGCGCGGCATCGAGAAGGCCGTCGAGGCCGTCACGGAGCAGCTGCTGAAGACCGCCAAGGAGGTCGAGACCAAGGAGCAGATCGCCGCCACGGCGTCCATCTCCGCGGGCGACTCGACCATCGGCGAGCTCATCGCCGAGGCCATGGACAAGGTCGGCAAGGAAGGCGTCATCACCGTCGAGGAGAGCAACGCTCTCGGGCTCGAGCTCGAGCTCACCGAGGGCATGCGCTTCGACAAGGGCTACATCTCCGGCTACTTCGTCTCCGACCCGGAGCGCCAGGAGGCCGTGCTGGAGGACCCGTACATCCTCCTCTACGGCTCCAAGATCGCCTCGGTCAAGGACCTGCTGCCGCTGCTCGAGAAGGTCATGCAGAGCGGCAAGCCGCTGCTGATCATCTCCGAGGACGTCGAGGGCGAGGCCCTGGCGACCCTGGTGGTCAACAAGATCCGCGGCACCTTCAAGTCCGTCGCCGTCAAGGCGCCCGGCTTCGGCGACCGCCGCAAGGCCATCCTGCAGGACATCGCGATCCTGACCGGCGGCCAGGTCATCACCGAGGACGTCGGCCTCAAGCTGGACACCGCGGACCTGTCCCTGCTGGGCAAGGCCCGCAAGGTCGTCGTCACCAAGGACGAGACCACCGTGGTCGAGGGCTCCGGTGACGCCGAGCAGATCCAGGGCCGCGTCAACCAGATCCGCGCCGAGATCGAGAAGTCGGACTCGGACTACGACCGCGAGAAGCTCCAGGAGCGCCTGGCCAAGCTCGCCGGTGGTGTCGCGGTCATCAAGGCCGGCGCCGCCACCGAGGTGGAGCTCAAGGAGCGCAAGCACCGCATCGAGGACGCGGTGCGCAACGCCAAGGCCGCCGTCGAGGAGGGCATCGTCGCCGGTGGCGGCGTCGCGCTGCTCCAGGCCGCCGAGGCCGCCTTCGCGGGCCTGAAGCTCGAGGGCGACGAGGCGACCGGCGCCAACATCGTCAAGGTGGCCGTCGAGGCCCCGCTGAAGCAGATCGCCGTGAACGCCGGCCTCGAGGGCGGCGTCGTGGTGGAGAAGGTCAAGGGCCTCCCCGTCGGCCACGGCCTCAACGCCGCGACCGGCGTGTACGAGGACCTGCTCGCCGCGGGCGTCCCGGACCCGACCAAGGTGACCCGTTCCGCGCTGCAGAACGCCGCCTCGATCGCCGCGCTGTTCCTCACCACCGAGGCCGTCGTGGCCGACAAGCCGGAGAAGGCGGGCGCGGCTCCGGCCATGCCCGACGCCGGCGGCATGGACTTCTGAGTTCCCCACGGGACACCGGAAGCACGCCAGCTAGACCACCGGAGTGCCCGGTCCGCCACGGCGGACCGGGCACTCCGGCGTTTCGTGAGGGGCTCGCGCTCGTTCGAGGGCTTGCGTTCCAGGACCTGTGCCCTGTGCCCTGGGGCTTGTGTTCCGTCGCCGTGCGCCGCCGTCGCCGCTGCTGCTGCTGCTGCCGCCGCTGCTGCTGCTGCTGCTGCCGCTGCTGCTGCTGCTGCCGCTGCTGCTGCTGCCGCCGCCGCTGCTGCCGTCACTGCTGCTGCCGTCGCCGTCGCCGTCGCGCCACCGCCTCCGGCCGCCGAAGCCCGCTTGCCGCGGAAAGCGCTTTCCCGTCGGGCGGGAACCGTCACCGCCCCGTGCGCTCGAAGAGTCGCGGTCCAGGAGGAACGTCATCGCTGAAGACCGCTGCCAAGCCGGCGGAACCCCACCGGACAACCCTGCCGGAGACCCCTGCCGGAGACCCCTGTGCCTGTCCCAGTCGGAGCGCCCGCCGCTGTTTGACGAAGCGCTTCCCTGACCGGTGCCGTGCCGTGCCGTGCTCCCGTCCCGTCACCTGCCACTCGCACCGTGCTCCCGCAGGCCCCCCGACCGCGGTTCCGCCCGGTTCCGCCCGCCGCTACAAGACGATCGTCGGCGTGACCACGGTCTTCCCGGCCACGCCCCCCGCGCCGTCGGCCAGGTGCACGATGATCTGCGTCGTCCCGGCAGGCACGTCCGGCACCACGAACCGCCCGACGTCGTCGGCCTTCGCCGTGGTCGACCCGTGGTCCGCGACCCTGACCTCCACGGTGTGCTCCCCGGCGGGCACC encodes:
- the pssA gene encoding CDP-diacylglycerol--serine O-phosphatidyltransferase; translated protein: MASTAPGVRLLPNAITVLAMCAGLSAVHFAIRGMYGAAIASIAAAALFDGLDGRLARMLDATSKMGAELDSLADSISFGVAPAMVLYVWKFDPDRFGWVVSLVFAVCMVLRLARFNTLLDVEQPPYAKEFFVGVPAPIGGLLLLLPLTLDEQLGRSGWWSSTPVVAVWTVTVAMLLVSRIPTLSIKTIKVPQRLVAPLLVVVALVAAALITFPLAVLVVIEVGYLVHLPYAVRRYRWLAKHPEAWEVPPADRRAIRRAHGVAARRLGLRQPMRNRVAGAARRAVRRPRRVDSDDVLGPVGSDGAGSDGAGSRRETGGGRRAWRQLGLRRK
- a CDS encoding phosphatidylserine decarboxylase, coding for MTVDRDKHNSGAVSHFIELAKGIVPPMHPAGRPFVAGAAAATLLLRRISKPAGVVGALVTAWVAWFFREPKRTTPTRAGLAIAPADGTVSHVVEALPPAELGLGSEPMTRISVFLSVFDVHVQRVPVTGVVRQVSYHAGKFLSADLDKASEENERNTVWLTSEEGHEIVVVQIAGLVARRIVCEVSEGDAVAAGSTYGLIRFGSRVDLYVPRGSRVLVEAGQRTIGGETVLAELPGN
- a CDS encoding M48 family metallopeptidase, with translation MRAVLAVGLLIGFFVLFTALTVGLCALTVHGFTTGRELNAIKVALIAVPLVLVLVSALHKALKARGEVEGAPLTREAQPGLWATVDELAAVAGTRGPDEIRLIGAVNAAVSEQAPMLGLRAGRRTLLIGLPLLAGLTASELRSVLAHELGHYGGGHTKLSALTYRAKEALVHVVDGLDDTFLRRPFAWYARLYARVAASVNRRQELDADTASVTAAGREAAQSALRKLPVLGAAWNGYQAQFLSLGAQAELTPPVMAGFHAYLSEPERRGRMDEARAELLAREPESVFDSHPPIRERVGRMATLPSPEVERDDRPAWTLLSGATADLERSIMVGGGFGPTADWDEVVGVVAREHGERRAGLLAVAGARAGLAGEVSLDDALAALASTEHRDALLGRLLSAELLGGEVPEEQRAQVLAGLLGAVLEHELVAAGVGAYEADWDKRWVVRLEDGRAVDGPPLFAEVLGGPERAAEAWKRAADVLGTRRARVTRVTRTTGEQVAPTA
- the moeA gene encoding molybdopterin molybdotransferase MoeA, which gives rise to MVGVSNSLTAVAAHKARIADLIGVAPVVELPLADCLGLVLASDAVAPVALPPFDNSAMDGYAVRVADLAELPVVLPVPEDIPAGRTDVVPLEPGTAHRIMTGAPVPPGADAVVQVEWTDAGVGSVRVDRGVRLGQNVRRAEDDVRVGEVALRAGRVLGAAQLGLVSALGIPALPVRRRLRVLVLSTGSELVAPGEPLLPGQIYESNGLMLAAAVREAGGEAEQLRFVPDDVDRFRAVVEERIGGFDLLLTSGGVSAGAYEVVKDALTGRGVEFTKVAMQPGGPQGSGRYLGVPVATLPGNPVSAQVSFEVFVRPALRAAMGFADAERPTVVARLRGSITAPSGRTQFRRGAYDAGSGQVVTPVGGPGSHLLSSLALSNCLIEVPAEVDELADGAEVLVRLL
- a CDS encoding AIM24 family protein, giving the protein MQVRTRHTPGYGVARLLLAPAEPVLVERGSVLGTSYGVGFDTRAKGKGVRAALCTAGPEGGWVDVVPGVPGDLHVVDLDGKSGWCFSGDAWLACAGTVGLDPAAPPLRALHGGDAGFLNYAFGAGPLVLACAGAVDVVTLEPGELVTLHSGHVLAFADTVQCRLRAVSPDLPQSVRDGEGLALDFAGPGLVLTRTRNPRRRS
- a CDS encoding cold-shock protein → MAVGTVKWFNSEKGYGFIAADGGPDVFVHYSAIMMDGFRTLAEGDRVEFEIQAGRDGRSQASDVRKAS
- a CDS encoding serine/threonine-protein kinase, which produces MSEDLSGRRLGHYRIDGVLGRGGMSVTYKATDVRLGRKVALKVIGEHLTADAEFRERFVDEARNTSAIDHANIVPLYDFDEVDGLLYIAMRLVDGQDLATHIKDGPLAPSRALVLLEQVAEALDMLHGKGLVHLDVKPANVLVTTKEATREHVYLADFGLTRRGATGHRTRTGDFLGSPTYAAPEHLRGEPLDGRTDQYALACMVFACLTGRPPFQGGVQDVIQGHLGSEIPPITSLVSLPPAVDDVLRKGTSKDPAQRFATCHEFITAVTAALGPAAQQTTPPRPAGAPAPQQHVGQPHAGPASGGFPAQQGGYPQRPGYPQQHQQQYPPSEPVRLRPPTPVGVSAFSDTKQPRPAWFVPALAGAIAVVLIVILVLVLKPEDEPTAPPSSLPASSGPVAPGQALPSSALRSSALPSSALPSSALPGAAGAPSAVIGDAQSPSVPPSA
- the groL gene encoding chaperonin GroEL (60 kDa chaperone family; promotes refolding of misfolded polypeptides especially under stressful conditions; forms two stacked rings of heptamers to form a barrel-shaped 14mer; ends can be capped by GroES; misfolded proteins enter the barrel where they are refolded when GroES binds), giving the protein MAKMIAFDEDARRGLERGMNILADAVKVTLGPKGRNVVLEKKWGAPTITNDGVSIAKEIELEDPWEKIGAELVKEVAKKTDDVAGDGTTTATVLAQALVREGLRNVAAGANPLGLKRGIEKAVEAVTEQLLKTAKEVETKEQIAATASISAGDSTIGELIAEAMDKVGKEGVITVEESNALGLELELTEGMRFDKGYISGYFVSDPERQEAVLEDPYILLYGSKIASVKDLLPLLEKVMQSGKPLLIISEDVEGEALATLVVNKIRGTFKSVAVKAPGFGDRRKAILQDIAILTGGQVITEDVGLKLDTADLSLLGKARKVVVTKDETTVVEGSGDAEQIQGRVNQIRAEIEKSDSDYDREKLQERLAKLAGGVAVIKAGAATEVELKERKHRIEDAVRNAKAAVEEGIVAGGGVALLQAAEAAFAGLKLEGDEATGANIVKVAVEAPLKQIAVNAGLEGGVVVEKVKGLPVGHGLNAATGVYEDLLAAGVPDPTKVTRSALQNAASIAALFLTTEAVVADKPEKAGAAPAMPDAGGMDF